The following are encoded in a window of Nitrospiria bacterium genomic DNA:
- the cysS gene encoding cysteine--tRNA ligase produces the protein MLKIANTLTGKKEPFRPARARRVGMYVCGVTVYDRCHLGHARSAVVFDVIRRYLEYKKYRVRYVKNFTDVDDKIIARAAKENRPWTEIVERYIAAYGEDMGRLGVRAADREPRATEHIPEMIRLIRRLIRKDFAYAVDGDVYYRVEKFKGYGRLSKRKADELLAGLPAGQAGARVEPDERKKNPLDFALWKAAKPGEPSWESPWGPGRPGWHIECSAMSMKLLGNSFDIHGGGMDLIFPHHENEIAQSEGATGKRFARYWVHNGFVNVNQEKMSKSLGNFFTIQEIFEKSVWPEAVTAEVLRYFLVATHYRSPIDFSDEALKAAKAGLDNFYTMFQKLEEPTATASGPLDRKLRAALKAFPKRFEAAMDDDFNTSEAVSEMQQLRAVVNAVLGRGISRSSSQAVLKLFRKYGGLLGLFQLDLEKWKVGSIPLSDGKRLEISVAGHVDVAVLDDNRVNALVAERQEARRNKDWARSDAIRKQLAEAGIILEDRPDGTTRVRR, from the coding sequence ATGCTGAAGATCGCGAACACTCTCACGGGGAAAAAAGAGCCGTTCCGCCCCGCGCGGGCCCGGCGCGTCGGGATGTACGTCTGCGGCGTCACGGTTTACGATCGCTGCCATCTGGGCCACGCCCGCTCGGCCGTCGTCTTCGACGTCATCCGTCGGTATCTGGAATACAAAAAGTACCGGGTGCGCTACGTCAAGAACTTCACGGACGTGGACGACAAGATCATCGCGCGGGCGGCCAAGGAAAACCGGCCCTGGACCGAGATTGTGGAGCGGTATATCGCGGCGTACGGGGAGGACATGGGGCGGCTGGGCGTGCGGGCCGCCGACCGCGAGCCGAGGGCGACGGAGCACATCCCGGAGATGATCCGCTTGATCCGGCGGCTGATCCGGAAAGACTTCGCCTACGCCGTCGACGGCGACGTCTACTATCGGGTCGAGAAGTTCAAAGGGTACGGCCGGCTTTCCAAACGGAAAGCCGACGAGCTCCTGGCGGGCCTGCCTGCCGGACAGGCGGGCGCCCGCGTGGAGCCGGACGAGCGGAAAAAAAATCCGCTGGACTTCGCCCTCTGGAAGGCGGCCAAGCCGGGGGAGCCTAGCTGGGAGAGCCCCTGGGGTCCGGGACGGCCGGGGTGGCATATCGAATGCTCCGCGATGTCGATGAAGCTCCTGGGCAATTCGTTTGACATCCACGGCGGCGGAATGGACCTGATCTTCCCCCATCACGAAAACGAGATCGCGCAGTCCGAGGGCGCGACCGGAAAACGGTTCGCGCGCTACTGGGTCCACAACGGCTTCGTGAACGTCAATCAGGAGAAAATGTCCAAGTCGCTCGGGAATTTTTTCACGATCCAGGAAATTTTCGAGAAATCGGTCTGGCCCGAGGCCGTGACGGCCGAGGTCCTCCGTTACTTCCTCGTGGCGACCCATTATCGCAGCCCGATCGATTTTTCGGACGAGGCGCTCAAAGCGGCCAAGGCGGGCCTGGATAATTTCTACACCATGTTCCAGAAGCTGGAGGAGCCGACCGCGACGGCGTCCGGCCCGCTGGACCGGAAGCTGCGCGCGGCGCTCAAGGCGTTTCCGAAACGGTTTGAGGCCGCGATGGACGACGACTTCAACACCTCGGAGGCCGTGAGCGAGATGCAGCAGCTTCGGGCCGTGGTCAATGCGGTCCTGGGCCGGGGAATCTCCCGGTCGTCGTCCCAAGCCGTCCTGAAACTGTTCCGGAAATACGGCGGGTTGCTGGGCCTCTTTCAATTGGACCTGGAAAAATGGAAGGTGGGTTCTATTCCACTCTCTGATGGAAAGAGGCTTGAAATCTCCGTAGCGGGTCATGTTGATGTAGCTGTGCTTGATGACAACCGAGTGAATGCCCTTGTAGCGGAGCGACAGGAAGCGCGCCGGAACAAGGACTGGGCAAGGTCCGATGCGATTCGCAAGCAACTGGCCGAGGCCGGGATCATCCTCGAAGACCGACCGGACGGGACGACGCGGGTGAGACGGTAG